The Desulfuromonas versatilis genome has a segment encoding these proteins:
- a CDS encoding HAD domain-containing protein yields MQASIILFLDFDDVLNTRENLARGELFDPDKVQVLNRIAEMIEFEIVVTSTWRLGATAEELEELLITAGLHADGRVIGTTPYLEGETRGAEIMAWLQQTPKPVSNFAILDDRDDVAPFKSRLLQTRPGKGLCEEHIGELTEMLAA; encoded by the coding sequence ATGCAAGCCTCGATAATCCTGTTTCTCGATTTTGATGACGTTCTCAATACCCGTGAAAACCTGGCGAGGGGCGAACTGTTCGACCCTGACAAGGTTCAGGTTTTGAACCGCATTGCCGAAATGATCGAGTTCGAGATCGTGGTCACCTCAACCTGGCGCCTGGGGGCCACGGCCGAAGAGCTTGAAGAACTGCTCATTACCGCCGGGCTGCATGCCGATGGCCGGGTTATCGGCACAACCCCTTACCTGGAAGGCGAAACTCGGGGGGCTGAGATTATGGCATGGCTGCAGCAGACTCCGAAGCCGGTATCCAACTTTGCCATTCTGGATGACCGCGATGATGTGGCCCCCTTCAAATCCCGGCTGCTGCAGACCAGACCGGGGAAGGGGCTTTGCGAGGAGCATATCGGTGAACTGACGGAGATGCTGGCCGCTTGA
- a CDS encoding acyl-CoA thioesterase, which translates to MEGFRFTIPYKVRVVDVNYGGHVANSAVLNFFQDARIAYLANLGPYGEIDIGEGCGIILPEAQVKYLAEMFLGEELEIGVRVDELRNSSFVMRYRIERQGRATAEGTTALVAFDYQKRRPRRLPAGFRGALQKFEGASL; encoded by the coding sequence ATGGAAGGTTTTCGCTTCACCATCCCCTATAAGGTGCGCGTCGTGGATGTCAATTACGGCGGGCACGTGGCCAACTCGGCGGTGCTCAATTTTTTTCAGGACGCCCGCATCGCCTACCTGGCCAACCTCGGGCCCTACGGCGAGATCGACATCGGCGAGGGGTGCGGGATCATCCTCCCCGAAGCCCAGGTGAAATACCTGGCGGAGATGTTTCTGGGCGAGGAGCTGGAGATCGGCGTGCGGGTGGATGAGCTGCGCAATTCTTCCTTTGTGATGCGCTACCGCATCGAGCGGCAGGGGAGGGCGACAGCCGAGGGGACCACGGCTCTGGTCGCCTTCGACTACCAGAAGCGCAGGCCGCGGAGGCTTCCGGCCGGGTTCAGGGGGGCGCTCCAGAAATTCGAGGGGGCCTCCTTGTGA
- the mutM gene encoding bifunctional DNA-formamidopyrimidine glycosylase/DNA-(apurinic or apyrimidinic site) lyase, giving the protein MPELPEVETTRRGIEPLITGRIVTRVVVRVAKLRWPISRTLEETLCGQSILGVERRAKYLLLRFGAGTALIHLGMSGHLRVVPEATPAGKHDHVDIALSDGNCLRFNDPRRFGALLWLPNDPQDHPLLAELGPEPFAAEMDGDYLFQRSRGRKVAVKPFIMDQRVLVGVGNIYASEALFRAGIDPRREAGAVSLKRYRLLAEAIRKVLAEAIAAGGTTIRDFRGEGGKPGYFALQLRVYGREGEPCPGCGRPIRVVRLGQRASYFCASCQK; this is encoded by the coding sequence ATGCCCGAACTCCCCGAAGTCGAAACCACCCGCCGCGGCATCGAGCCGCTGATCACCGGGCGCATCGTCACCCGGGTCGTGGTGCGCGTGGCCAAGCTGCGCTGGCCCATCAGCCGGACCCTCGAGGAAACCCTTTGCGGCCAAAGCATCCTCGGAGTCGAACGCAGGGCCAAGTACCTGCTGCTGCGCTTCGGGGCGGGGACGGCGCTGATTCACCTCGGCATGTCCGGCCACCTGCGGGTGGTCCCCGAGGCGACCCCGGCAGGCAAGCATGATCACGTCGACATCGCCCTCAGCGACGGCAACTGCCTGCGTTTCAACGATCCGCGGCGCTTCGGCGCCCTGCTCTGGCTGCCCAACGACCCGCAGGACCACCCCCTGCTCGCCGAACTGGGGCCCGAACCCTTCGCCGCCGAGATGGACGGCGACTACCTGTTCCAGCGCTCCCGGGGCCGAAAAGTGGCCGTCAAGCCCTTCATCATGGACCAGCGGGTCCTGGTCGGGGTCGGCAACATCTACGCCAGCGAGGCCCTGTTCCGCGCCGGGATCGACCCCCGCCGGGAGGCCGGCGCCGTCAGCCTCAAGCGCTACCGACTGCTCGCCGAGGCGATCCGGAAGGTGCTCGCTGAAGCCATCGCCGCCGGTGGAACGACGATCCGCGATTTTCGGGGCGAGGGGGGCAAGCCCGGCTACTTCGCCCTCCAGCTGCGGGTCTACGGCCGGGAGGGGGAGCCCTGTCCCGGGTGCGGCCGGCCCATAAGGGTTGTGCGCCTGGGCCAGCGGGCGAGCTATTTCTGCGCTTCTTGCCAGAAGTGA
- a CDS encoding WbuC family cupin fold metalloprotein: MKIIDDDLIDRLVGEAQASPRLRRNFNIHDSYEDPCQRLLNAVEPGSYIRPHRHLEPPKSETFVLLRGRIALLVFSGEGAVENQIVLGAGANCADIPAGTWHGLIALDSGSVFFETKPGPYIPLSDKDWAPWAPAEGTPEAAAYLRELQKTVESGLLTTDH; this comes from the coding sequence ATGAAAATTATCGACGACGACCTGATCGATCGCCTGGTGGGCGAAGCCCAGGCCAGCCCGAGATTGCGCAGGAACTTCAACATCCACGACAGTTACGAGGATCCCTGCCAGCGACTTCTCAACGCCGTCGAACCGGGCAGCTACATTCGCCCCCATCGCCATCTCGAACCCCCCAAATCCGAAACCTTCGTCCTGCTGCGCGGCCGGATCGCGCTGCTGGTTTTCTCCGGTGAAGGTGCGGTCGAAAACCAGATCGTCCTGGGGGCGGGGGCAAACTGCGCCGACATCCCTGCGGGGACCTGGCATGGCCTGATCGCACTGGATTCCGGTTCGGTTTTTTTCGAAACCAAGCCCGGCCCCTATATTCCCCTCTCCGACAAGGACTGGGCCCCCTGGGCACCCGCCGAGGGCACCCCCGAGGCCGCTGCCTACCTGCGGGAATTGCAGAAAACCGTTGAATCTGGTCTTCTGACCACTGACCACTGA
- a CDS encoding YchJ family metal-binding protein, with the protein MSVGRNDPCPCGSGKKYKKCCLDKAGQPRPIPDLAPVELVQARARAFGRGDFEFIYDSYHPESYFIEQFPDRAAYLRYGQRTLAEDFEILECRILMEKTGGDEARVIFYLDTRFKGTRSESFELSLFLRTPEGWRYHSSQKLSREEYTGQIADIGWDDFEKVKDKVYF; encoded by the coding sequence ATGAGCGTCGGCCGCAACGACCCCTGCCCCTGCGGCAGCGGGAAAAAGTACAAAAAATGCTGCCTGGATAAAGCGGGGCAGCCTCGTCCGATCCCGGACCTTGCCCCTGTCGAGCTGGTCCAGGCCCGGGCCCGGGCCTTTGGCCGGGGGGACTTTGAATTTATCTACGATTCCTACCACCCCGAGTCCTACTTTATCGAGCAATTCCCCGACCGGGCTGCCTATCTGCGCTATGGACAGCGCACCCTGGCCGAAGACTTCGAGATCCTCGAATGCCGGATTCTCATGGAAAAAACCGGCGGGGACGAGGCCCGGGTCATTTTTTACCTGGATACCCGGTTCAAGGGGACCCGCAGCGAGAGTTTCGAGCTCTCCCTGTTTCTGCGCACGCCCGAGGGCTGGCGCTACCATTCCAGCCAGAAGCTCTCCCGTGAGGAATACACGGGCCAGATCGCCGATATCGGCTGGGATGACTTCGAAAAGGTCAAGGACAAGGTTTACTTCTGA
- the opp4C gene encoding oligopeptide ABC transporter permease, with protein sequence MRSFFLRDVFWSRLQANRMAMSGLVIVLLMFLMALVAPVLARDPGAIDIASRLQAPSWAYPLGTDDLGRDVLARILYGARISLLVGFVAVGIATLIGTVLGALAGYYGRWVDSLIMRFVDIMLCFPSFFLILAVIAFLEPSIWNIMIIIGLTSWMGVARLVRAEFLSLRERDFVQAALALGAADLRVIFRHILPNALSPVLVHATLGVAGAILTESALSFLGIGVQPPTPSWGNMLIAGKQTLGTAWWLSVFPGFAILVTVLGYNLLGEGIRDALDPRIKEGE encoded by the coding sequence ATGCGTTCATTTTTCCTGCGAGATGTTTTCTGGAGCCGCCTGCAGGCCAACCGGATGGCCATGAGCGGCCTGGTCATCGTTCTGCTCATGTTCCTCATGGCCCTGGTCGCTCCTGTCCTGGCCAGGGACCCTGGCGCCATCGACATCGCCAGCCGCCTGCAGGCTCCGAGCTGGGCCTATCCTCTAGGGACCGACGACCTGGGCCGGGACGTACTGGCCAGGATCCTCTACGGCGCCCGGATCTCGCTGCTGGTCGGCTTCGTGGCCGTGGGGATCGCCACCCTGATCGGCACGGTGCTCGGTGCTTTGGCCGGGTATTACGGCCGCTGGGTCGACTCGCTGATCATGCGCTTCGTGGACATCATGCTCTGCTTCCCCTCCTTTTTCCTGATCCTGGCGGTCATCGCCTTTCTGGAGCCGTCCATCTGGAACATCATGATCATTATCGGCCTGACCAGTTGGATGGGGGTGGCCCGGTTGGTGCGCGCCGAGTTCCTCTCGCTGCGCGAGCGCGACTTCGTCCAGGCGGCGCTGGCCCTGGGGGCCGCCGATCTACGGGTGATCTTCAGACACATTCTCCCCAACGCCCTCTCCCCGGTGCTGGTCCATGCGACCCTGGGGGTGGCCGGAGCGATCCTCACCGAGAGCGCCCTTTCGTTTCTCGGCATCGGCGTCCAGCCTCCCACCCCGTCCTGGGGGAATATGCTGATCGCCGGCAAGCAGACCCTGGGGACCGCCTGGTGGCTTTCGGTCTTCCCCGGCTTTGCGATCCTGGTCACCGTTCTCGGCTACAACCTGCTTGGTGAAGGGATCCGCGATGCCCTGGATCCGCGCATCAAGGAAGGCGAGTGA
- a CDS encoding GspE/PulE/PilB domain-containing protein → MARKNVKLGQMLIDAGIIDEFQLDSALSYQRHWGGRLGGSLIRLGYVTEEKLLDFLAEQLELPQIDPARRKIPADVLGYVPMEKAVEYNIIPIGRKEMYGTVYLLVAMSDPTNLNVLDALQFATGCRVKPAIASRKSILEAIERHYGPLPADEDLVSAPPSVRENKAELFDLEESPELLLSGSSGADQPPASLEQRLQQLLILLRDRGVLSLQDYERLK, encoded by the coding sequence GTGGCGAGAAAAAATGTAAAACTTGGCCAAATGCTCATCGACGCCGGGATTATCGACGAATTTCAACTCGACTCGGCCCTGTCCTACCAGCGGCACTGGGGCGGCCGCCTGGGCGGCTCCCTGATCCGGCTCGGCTACGTGACCGAGGAAAAATTGCTCGATTTTCTCGCCGAGCAGCTCGAACTGCCCCAGATCGACCCCGCGCGGCGCAAGATTCCCGCCGACGTGCTCGGCTATGTGCCGATGGAAAAGGCGGTCGAATACAACATCATCCCCATCGGCCGCAAGGAGATGTATGGCACGGTCTACCTGCTGGTGGCCATGTCGGATCCGACCAACCTCAATGTGCTGGACGCTCTTCAGTTCGCCACCGGTTGCCGGGTCAAGCCCGCCATCGCCTCGCGCAAGTCGATCCTCGAGGCCATAGAGCGCCACTACGGACCGCTTCCGGCCGACGAGGACCTGGTCTCCGCACCGCCCTCCGTGCGTGAGAACAAGGCGGAGCTTTTCGACCTGGAAGAATCGCCTGAGCTTCTGCTATCCGGGTCCTCCGGGGCGGACCAGCCCCCCGCGAGCCTGGAGCAGCGCCTGCAGCAGCTGCTGATTCTGCTGCGCGACAGGGGTGTCCTCTCCCTTCAAGACTACGAGCGGCTCAAGTAG
- a CDS encoding OmpA family protein, which produces MQRRCFSLLLGLVAALVLAAAPVLAANPSGAFTLTPLAGSYVFEGNQNIDDDAVFGLALGVNIDEHIAVEGLLRYLETNLENSSQDLTLYAGQLDLLYHFFPQNRFVPYVAAGLGYMVKDLDRGGSDEDPLLNYGVGLKYFVSDKVALRLDARHIFELNVNEGAHTRDAFQNLAYSAGLTFHFGGSSPAVKSVEQGGPSKIAPVPAPAEAPVVAALSEAEMADKAAVGQGRVEAAVMVDSTDSDGDGILDTMDKCPGTPEGVLVDHLGCPPVLEKPRSLMLDIHFATGRSEVAQRFHQELAAAAAFMKQSGGSHAVVEGHTDSTGAAEANLKLSLQRAESVRAYLIRHFGIEPGQIKAAGFGAEQPVADNATAEGRRLNRRVVLTVAP; this is translated from the coding sequence ATGCAACGACGCTGTTTCAGCCTGCTGCTGGGCCTGGTTGCGGCCCTGGTTCTTGCCGCCGCTCCTGTCCTGGCCGCCAACCCGTCGGGCGCCTTCACCCTGACCCCGCTTGCCGGAAGTTATGTTTTCGAGGGAAATCAGAATATCGACGATGATGCGGTCTTCGGGTTGGCCCTGGGGGTCAACATCGATGAGCATATCGCGGTGGAGGGTCTGCTCAGGTACCTCGAAACCAATCTCGAAAACTCGTCCCAGGACCTCACTCTTTATGCCGGTCAGCTTGATCTGCTCTACCATTTTTTTCCGCAGAACCGGTTTGTCCCCTATGTTGCCGCCGGCCTCGGCTACATGGTCAAAGATCTGGACCGCGGTGGCTCGGACGAGGACCCGCTGCTCAATTACGGCGTCGGCCTCAAGTATTTCGTCTCCGACAAGGTCGCCCTGCGTCTCGACGCCCGCCATATTTTTGAGCTGAACGTGAACGAGGGTGCTCACACCCGGGATGCCTTTCAGAACCTGGCCTACAGTGCCGGTCTGACCTTTCACTTCGGTGGCAGTTCCCCGGCCGTAAAATCCGTGGAACAGGGCGGGCCTTCGAAAATTGCCCCGGTGCCGGCCCCGGCCGAGGCACCGGTGGTGGCGGCGCTCTCCGAGGCGGAGATGGCCGACAAGGCCGCAGTCGGGCAGGGGAGGGTCGAGGCGGCGGTGATGGTTGATTCCACCGATAGCGACGGCGACGGAATCCTCGACACCATGGACAAATGCCCCGGCACCCCCGAAGGGGTCCTGGTGGATCACCTGGGCTGCCCCCCGGTTCTGGAAAAGCCCCGGTCCCTGATGCTGGACATTCATTTCGCCACCGGGCGCAGCGAAGTCGCGCAGCGCTTCCATCAGGAACTCGCCGCCGCCGCCGCTTTCATGAAGCAGAGCGGGGGGAGCCACGCCGTGGTCGAGGGCCATACGGACAGCACCGGCGCCGCGGAGGCCAATCTGAAACTCTCGCTGCAGCGGGCGGAAAGCGTGCGGGCTTACCTGATTCGGCATTTCGGTATCGAACCCGGACAGATCAAGGCAGCGGGTTTCGGCGCGGAGCAGCCGGTGGCGGACAATGCCACCGCAGAAGGGCGCAGACTCAACCGGCGGGTGGTGCTGACCGTGGCGCCCTGA
- the galE gene encoding UDP-glucose 4-epimerase GalE, producing the protein MKRILVTGGAGYIGSHVVKALGEAGYEVLTYDNLSTGNRWAVLSGRLVEGDLADRERLSRVVADFRPAAVMHFAAAIEVGESVTNPLKYYRNNTVNALNLIEVMREQRIDRMIFSSTAAVYGIPEVIPVAEGAPLAPINPYGASKMMTERLLADLDQADENFQYIALRYFNVAGADAQCRIGQDYKNPTHLITRALKTALGQFNQLQIFGTDYPTPDGTCIRDYIHVDDLAEAHLVALRHLGAGGRSGIYNCGYGHGFSVREVVEAAKKVTGIDFPVVEAARREGDPPNLIADNREIVAALGWKPRFDDLDYILRTAWDWERKLASRQG; encoded by the coding sequence ATGAAACGTATTCTGGTAACCGGCGGGGCCGGCTACATTGGCAGCCACGTCGTCAAAGCTCTGGGGGAAGCCGGCTACGAGGTGCTTACCTATGACAACCTGTCCACGGGCAACCGCTGGGCGGTGCTGAGCGGCAGGTTGGTCGAGGGGGACCTGGCGGACCGCGAGCGGTTGAGCCGGGTCGTCGCCGATTTCCGGCCCGCCGCGGTCATGCATTTTGCGGCCGCCATCGAGGTGGGGGAGAGCGTCACCAACCCCCTGAAATATTATCGAAACAACACCGTGAATGCCCTGAACCTCATCGAAGTGATGCGCGAGCAGCGCATCGACCGGATGATCTTCAGTTCCACCGCGGCGGTCTACGGCATCCCCGAGGTGATTCCCGTGGCAGAAGGGGCGCCCCTGGCCCCCATCAACCCCTATGGGGCCTCGAAGATGATGACGGAGCGGCTTCTGGCCGACCTGGACCAGGCCGATGAAAATTTTCAGTACATCGCCCTGCGTTATTTCAACGTAGCCGGCGCCGATGCGCAGTGCAGGATCGGCCAGGATTACAAGAACCCCACCCACCTGATCACCCGGGCGCTAAAAACCGCCCTGGGGCAGTTCAACCAGCTGCAAATCTTCGGCACCGATTACCCGACCCCCGACGGGACCTGCATCAGGGACTACATCCACGTCGATGACCTGGCCGAGGCCCACCTGGTGGCCCTCCGGCACCTGGGCGCGGGCGGGCGGAGCGGGATCTACAATTGTGGGTACGGGCACGGTTTTTCGGTGCGCGAGGTGGTCGAAGCCGCCAAGAAGGTCACCGGCATAGATTTTCCGGTGGTGGAAGCTGCGCGCAGGGAGGGCGATCCGCCCAACCTGATCGCCGACAACCGCGAGATTGTCGCCGCCCTGGGCTGGAAGCCCCGTTTCGACGATCTGGATTACATCCTGCGGACCGCCTGGGACTGGGAGAGAAAACTGGCCAGCCGCCAGGGGTAG
- a CDS encoding UDP-glucose dehydrogenase family protein, with product MNLTVIGTGYVGLVTGACFAEMGNTVTCVDVDRGKIEKLMNGVIPIYEPGLDDIVVSNFKEGRLRFSTSLAEAMKESNIYFIAVGTPPGEDGSADLKYVLGVAREIGTQMQDYCVVVDKSTVPVGTAEKVRGVIREELARRGVEIPFDVVSNPEFLKEGAAVDDFMRPDRIIIGSDGDRARELMRTLYMDFSRNHDRILMMGIKDAEMTKYAANAMLATKISFMNEIAGLCDSLGADVEKVRLGIGSDSRIGYSFIYPGCGYGGSCFPKDVKALIRMAEENRLEPVVLQAVHGRNEEQKHVLSRKITARFGSDLSGLVFGVWGLAFKPGTDDMREAPSVVLLRSLIGAGARVRAYDPVAMDVARDEFPAAWFENGSLSLAKHQYEAVEDVDALVLVTEWKPFRHPDFSAMKKMMKQPIIFDGRNQYDPPRVKAEGFEYTGIGRR from the coding sequence ATGAACCTGACCGTGATCGGCACCGGCTATGTAGGCCTGGTGACCGGGGCATGTTTCGCCGAAATGGGCAACACCGTCACCTGCGTCGACGTGGACCGGGGCAAGATCGAGAAACTGATGAACGGGGTGATTCCCATCTACGAGCCGGGGCTTGACGATATCGTCGTCAGCAATTTCAAGGAGGGGCGCCTGCGCTTCTCGACCTCGCTGGCCGAGGCGATGAAGGAGTCGAATATCTATTTCATCGCCGTGGGGACCCCGCCCGGCGAGGACGGCTCGGCCGATTTGAAATACGTGCTCGGCGTCGCCCGGGAGATCGGCACACAGATGCAGGATTACTGCGTCGTGGTCGATAAATCGACGGTTCCCGTGGGCACCGCCGAAAAGGTCCGCGGCGTCATCCGCGAGGAGCTCGCCCGGCGGGGAGTAGAGATCCCCTTTGACGTGGTCAGCAATCCCGAGTTTCTCAAGGAAGGGGCGGCGGTGGATGACTTCATGCGGCCGGACCGGATCATCATCGGCTCCGACGGCGACCGGGCCAGGGAACTCATGCGCACCCTGTACATGGACTTTTCCCGCAACCACGACCGCATCCTGATGATGGGGATCAAGGATGCCGAGATGACCAAATACGCCGCCAACGCCATGCTGGCCACCAAGATCAGCTTCATGAACGAGATCGCCGGGCTATGCGACAGCCTGGGGGCGGATGTCGAGAAGGTGAGGCTGGGCATCGGCTCCGACAGCCGGATCGGCTACTCCTTCATTTACCCGGGCTGCGGATACGGCGGTTCGTGTTTTCCCAAGGACGTCAAGGCCCTGATCCGCATGGCCGAGGAAAACCGGCTCGAACCGGTGGTTCTGCAGGCGGTGCATGGCCGGAACGAAGAGCAGAAGCACGTGCTGAGCCGAAAAATCACCGCCCGCTTCGGCAGCGATCTTTCCGGGTTGGTCTTCGGGGTCTGGGGACTGGCCTTCAAGCCCGGCACCGACGACATGCGCGAGGCGCCCTCCGTGGTGCTGCTGCGCTCTCTGATCGGGGCCGGTGCGCGGGTTCGGGCCTACGATCCGGTTGCGATGGACGTGGCCCGGGACGAATTCCCCGCGGCCTGGTTCGAGAACGGCTCCCTGTCCCTGGCGAAACACCAGTACGAGGCGGTGGAGGACGTTGACGCCCTGGTGCTGGTGACCGAGTGGAAGCCCTTCCGTCACCCCGATTTCTCGGCCATGAAAAAAATGATGAAACAACCGATCATCTTCGACGGCCGCAACCAGTACGATCCCCCCAGGGTCAAGGCCGAAGGGTTCGAATACACGGGTATTGGCAGGCGTTAG
- a CDS encoding MraY family glycosyltransferase codes for MDSTNYLFIFMTALFAALIMVPALRRWALDTGAVDVPDARKVHTQVIPRVGGIGIFIAAVFSLLVFFDFDFRLRGILAGGFVVFVTGLIDDLHGLSPRWKFFGQVFGCVITITVADLKIHSLGNLFGTGAIQLNPLLAVLFTIFAVVGVVNAVNLIDGLDGLAGGVSVIALSAFLTLGYLDGNASAMALCAATLGGVLGFLKYNFYPARIFMGDTGSLVVGYLLGFLAVLLTQGQGSAIPAVVPVLILGLPLIDTIWVMTRRVVEGKSPFAPDRTHVHHKFLDLGLEHRFTVLVIYGISLFWALFAILFHQRPEYFLLGFYLLFSVAAYVGLRYLSRHRDRFRFFAKDSAGGIRETATYRRIADLCAMLVPPGVAALFLVFLLISLVWGEAAGGRLWQVCLLLFIGGAGLLYFTRDTANSYLLAILFLVGLVFVFCLENQTPLGAGRPIPLRIADFTLGTMALLVLGMTIFPKRGAHFLSTVDFLVFSFTVFAAIVLFQTPALMGYTSLIWRGLVLYLALKIMAGQNRIKSGYMVYPILGVLLILGVRSWLGPGT; via the coding sequence GTGGATTCGACCAACTACTTGTTTATCTTCATGACCGCGCTGTTTGCGGCGCTGATCATGGTGCCCGCCCTGCGGCGCTGGGCCCTGGATACAGGGGCCGTCGACGTTCCCGATGCCCGCAAGGTCCACACCCAGGTTATTCCCCGGGTCGGCGGGATCGGCATCTTCATTGCCGCGGTTTTCTCGCTGCTGGTTTTTTTCGACTTCGATTTCCGCCTGCGGGGCATCCTCGCCGGCGGCTTCGTGGTGTTCGTGACGGGGTTGATCGACGACCTGCACGGTCTTTCCCCGCGGTGGAAATTTTTCGGGCAGGTTTTCGGCTGCGTCATCACCATCACGGTGGCCGATCTCAAGATTCACTCCCTGGGTAACCTGTTCGGAACCGGAGCGATCCAGTTGAACCCCTTGCTCGCGGTACTGTTTACCATCTTTGCGGTGGTCGGGGTGGTCAACGCGGTCAACCTGATCGACGGCCTGGACGGCCTCGCCGGGGGGGTCTCCGTTATCGCCCTCTCGGCGTTTCTCACCCTCGGCTATCTTGACGGCAACGCTTCCGCAATGGCGCTGTGTGCCGCCACCCTAGGCGGGGTCCTGGGGTTTTTGAAGTACAACTTCTATCCCGCACGGATCTTCATGGGGGACACCGGAAGCCTGGTGGTGGGGTATCTGCTCGGCTTTCTGGCCGTGCTGCTCACCCAGGGGCAGGGGAGCGCGATCCCCGCTGTTGTGCCGGTGCTCATTCTCGGGCTCCCCCTGATCGACACCATCTGGGTCATGACCCGTCGCGTGGTGGAGGGCAAGAGCCCCTTCGCCCCCGACCGCACCCACGTTCATCACAAGTTCCTCGACCTGGGCTTGGAACACCGCTTTACCGTGCTGGTGATCTACGGCATCTCGCTGTTCTGGGCCCTGTTCGCCATCCTCTTTCATCAGCGGCCGGAATATTTTCTGCTCGGGTTCTATCTGCTCTTTTCCGTTGCCGCTTACGTCGGACTGCGCTACCTGAGTCGCCACCGCGACCGGTTCCGGTTCTTCGCCAAGGACTCCGCCGGGGGGATCCGTGAAACCGCCACCTACCGGCGGATTGCCGATCTTTGCGCGATGCTCGTGCCGCCCGGGGTGGCGGCCCTGTTTCTGGTATTTCTGCTCATTTCACTGGTCTGGGGGGAGGCGGCCGGCGGCCGGTTGTGGCAGGTGTGCCTGCTGCTGTTCATCGGCGGCGCCGGGCTGCTCTATTTCACCCGGGATACCGCCAACAGTTACCTGCTGGCCATCCTTTTCCTGGTGGGGCTGGTTTTCGTCTTCTGCCTGGAGAATCAGACCCCGCTCGGTGCCGGCCGGCCCATCCCCTTGCGGATCGCCGATTTCACCCTGGGGACGATGGCCCTGCTGGTGCTGGGCATGACCATTTTCCCCAAGCGCGGAGCGCATTTTTTGTCGACGGTGGATTTTCTGGTCTTCAGCTTCACCGTCTTCGCGGCGATCGTCCTGTTTCAGACCCCCGCCCTGATGGGTTACACCAGCCTGATCTGGCGGGGGCTGGTTCTGTACCTGGCCCTCAAGATCATGGCGGGCCAGAACCGCATAAAATCCGGGTACATGGTTTATCCCATCCTTGGAGTGCTGCTGATTCTCGGGGTGCGCAGCTGGCTCGGTCCGGGCACCTGA